The following DNA comes from Gallaecimonas pentaromativorans.
GAGGACAAAGTGCCTGCTATCGTTTACGGTGCCGATAAAGAGCCGGTTTCCATCGCCGTTGAGCACAACAAAATCATCGAAGCGCAAGCTGACGAAGGTTTCTACACCCATATCCTGACCCTGAACATCGCCGGTGAAAAAACCGAAGTTCTGGTTAAGGACATGCAACGTCACCCCTACAAGCCGAAAGTCACCCACATCGACTTCCTGCGCGTTGACGCTTCTCACAAAGTTGTGACCAAGATCCCTCTGCACTTCGTTGGCGAAGACATCGCCACCAAGAAAGGCGGCGTGATCGCTCACCAAACCACTGAAGTTGAAATCAGCTGTCTGCCTAAAGATCTGCCTGAGTTCATCGAAGTGAACGCTGCCGTACTGGAAGTTGGCGACACCCTGCACCTGTCCAACCTGGCCGTGCCTAAAGGCGTTGTTCTGGTTGAACTGAGCAAAGGTGAAAGCCACGACCAAGCCGTTGTTTCTCTGAACGCGCCTAAAGGCGCCGCTTCTGAAGACAGCGCCGAAGAGGCTGCAGCTGAGTAAAGCGTGAGCGATATTCAACTGCTGGTGGGCCTGGGTAATCCAGGCCCCGAATACGCCCAAACCCGTCATAATGCTGGCGCCTGGTATATCGAGGAGCTGGCCCGCCTTCACCGGCAATCTCTGTCTCTGGAAAGCAAATTCTCCGCCCTTACCGCCCGCGTTTCTATCAAGGGCAAAGAGGTGCGTCTGCTTATTCCCACCACCTACATGAACCTCTCAGGCAAAGCCGTCGGCGCTTTGGCCAACTTTTACCGTATTCCGGTAGAGAGCATTCTGGTGGCCCACGACGAGTTGGACTTGCCCCCCGGTGTAGCCCGCTTCAAGCAGGGCGGCGGCCATGGCGGCCATAATGGTCTCAAAGACATCATGGCCAAGATGGGTAACAATCCGAATTTCCATCGGTTGCGCATTGGTATCGGCCACCCGGGCGACCGCAACAAGGTTACCGGTTTCGTGCTGGGCAAAGCCCCGGCCAACGAGCAAGACCAGATCAACGCAGCCATAGATGAAGCCATCCGGGCCACCGACATTTTGTTCGAAAGCGGTATTACCGCTGCCCAAAACCGGCTTCACGCCTTTAAGGCATAAATTTTAAGGACACTCCCATGGGATTCAAATGTGGCATTGTGGGCCTGCCTAACGTCGGCAAATCCACCCTGTTCAATGCGCTGACCAAGGCCGGCATCGAAGCCGCCAACTTCCCCTTTTGCACCATTGAACCCAACACCGGTGTTGTACCGGTACCGGATATCCGCCTGAACAAGCTGGCCGAGATTGTTAATCCCCAGCGGGTACTGCCCACCACCATGGAGTTTGTGGACATCGCAGGCCTGGTAGAAGGTGCCTCCAAAGGTGAAGGCCTGGGTAACAAGTTCCTGGCCAATATCCGCGAAACCGACGCTATTGCCCACGTGGTGCGTTGCTTCGAGAACGACAACATCATCCACGTTGCCGGCAAAGTCGACCCAGCCGAAGACATCGATGTCATCAACACCGAACTGGTGCTGGCCGACATGGAAGCGGTAGACCGCGCCCTGACCCGGGTGCAGAAAAAAGCCAAAGGCGGCGACAAAGACGCCAAAGCCGAGCAAGAGGTGCTGCTGAAAATTCAGCCCCATCTGGAAGCCGGTAAAATGCTGCGCTCCGCTGGCCTGTCTAGCGACGAAAAAGCCGCCATCGGCTACCAGAACTACCTGACCGGCAAGCCCACCATGTACATTGCCAACGTCAACGAAGACGGCTTTGAGAACAACCCGTATCTGGATAAAGTACGGGCCATTGCCGCCGACGAAGACGCCATTGTGGTACCGGTGTGCGCCGCCGTTGAGTCTGACATCGCCGAGTTGGACGACGAAGACCGCCAAGCCTTTATGGAAGAGCTGGGCCTCGACGAGCCGGGCCTAAACCGGGTTATTCGCGCCGGTTACGAGCTTCTGAACCTGCACACCTACTTCACCGCCGGTGTCAAAGAAGTGCGCGCCTGGACCATCAAGGTCAACTCCACCGCCCCGCAAGCGGCCGGTAAAATTCACACCGATTTTGAAAAAGGCTTTATCCGCGCCGAAGTGGTGGGCTATGAGGACTTTGTGGCCAACAACGGCGAACAAGGGGCCAAAGAAGCCGGTAAATGGCGCCTGGAAGGCAAGGAATACATCGTCAAAGACGGCGACGTGATCCATTTTCGCTTTAACGTCTAAGCACCTGTTATTGAAATTGAAAAGCCGCCCGATGGGCGGCTTTTTTATTACTGCTCGCAACTGCCCAGATACCAGCTCTGGCCGTCGTCTGAATGCAGGGTGTTGATGCCCCAGGTGGAACCGGCCATGGGCTGGTCGCTGCCGGTGGCAAAGTAGTCCGGCGCCAGGGGGTTGCCGGTGCTGTAGGCGCGCCCCGCCACCTTCTGGCTGTAGTTGTTGGTGGTAAAGGTTTGGCAATCGCCGCCCCCTTCGTCTGGGGGCGTCGCGCTGCTGCCAGAGCAGGCCTGCACCGGCCCCAGGCAACTGGCGTCGTCATCCTGCCAGCGGCACTGCTCGCCGCTGGTTACCTCACGCAGGGTAAAGCTCGCCGTGCCGTACTCGAGGTAGCAATTGGCGTAATTGGTGTAGTCGAGGCGCCCGGCGCTGATGTGGCCGTCAAGGGTTGCGCTTTGGCCGGCGTCGATTTCAAAATCCAGTACCTGGCTGGTACTCAAGCCACCGGCGTCGGTGGCGGTGACGGTAACGCTGTTGCTGCCCCCCGGCAGGTTGCAGCGCTGGCCGCTAAATTGGCTGGCGCTGATGTCGGCATTTTGGGTGGCGCCGGCAAAGGCCAGGGTAACGGCGCTCAAATCCTCATTCACATCCACCACGGTGCCGGTCACCAGGGCACACTGGCCGCTCACCGCCACATTGAGGTTGGACAGCACCGGGGCGCTGGCCGGTGGCGCCGGCCCTACCCTGGCGCTGCCTTGGTAGAGGTTGCCGTCCATGCCCGCATCATCGGTGGCCACCACCGCTACCTGGTAAAGGTCATTGGCAAGGGCCGGGCTTTGCAGGCTAAAGCTGCCATCGGCCGCAGCCGTGGCGCTAGCGGATTGCTCGCTGCCATTACTGGCCACAAAGCGGGCGCTGACGGCGGCGACGCTACCCTCAGCATCCACCGCCTTGCCGGTGACCAGGATGCGATCACCATTGACCGCCAGCGCCACGTTACCCAGCACCGGCCCCAGGTTGCGGCTGACCCTTTTGTTGTTCTCCAAAAAGTAGCGGCCAAGATAACGGGCATAGTTGATGCTGGCGCCGTTGATGTAACTGCCGCTGGCACCCTCGCCGCCAGACCAGGCGTGGTCGACATTGTTGAACCACAGCATCGACACCCGCCCGTCTTGCCAGAGGCTTTGTTCAGCGCTGTGGCCACTGCCTTCGCTGATAAGGGTGCTGCCCGGCAAGGGGCTGACCCCATAAAGGGCCGCCATGCCCTCGGCGTTTTGGCTGTTGTAACAGAGGTTGACGGTGCTATCGCTGTCCCCTTGGGCGATGGAGGCGATTTGGCTGCCAAGAGAGCTTTGGTAGCTGCCGGCGTATTGGCTACAGCGGCTGGCCACATCAGCGCTTTCACAGGGACCAAGGGCGCCGCTGGAGCTGGTGCCGATGCTGGGCCCGGCACTGATGCCCATGCCCGCAAAAACGTCTGGCGCCAGGCAGGCGGTGGTGTTGGCAAAGCTGGCCCCGGAAGAGAGCCCGGCGATATAAACCTGGTTGGCATCGATATGGCGGCTGGTATCCGCCACCAGGGCCTGGGCCAGGTTAATCAGGTTTTTATAGTCGCCACTGCTGCGGGACTTGCTGCCGCTCCAGTAAGACCAGCAGCTAAAGCCGGCCTTGTTCATGGCGTCCGGCACGGCGATCACCAAGCCAAACTCTTCGGCGGCGTCTTCAAGGTTGGCACTCAGGTAGGCGTCGATGGCCTGGGTGCAGCCGTGCAATACCAGCAGCAGGCCACGGCCGTCGCCGATGTTCGATTGGCTGTCCGGGGTGTAGATATGGACCTTGTTAAAGCCCCCCAGGCTTTGGTTCTTGCTCCAGCTGCCGGCATAGGCCACGGCGCCCAGCCCTAGCCCCAGCCACAAGGCCAGAGCCAGCAGGATATGTTTCTTCGTTATCATTGTTGCTGCCCTCTTTGGGTGAAATGAAATGGGCTGGCACCACATCGGCCCACCACCACACCACAGAGCGACATCCAGTCCCGCACCCAGCCTAGCCAGTGCATGCGGGTAACGATTTACTACTTTAGTGCTACCAACGTCACCCACCTTCCGGCGTTACACGAAACTCCGCCGCCTTGGCAAGCTGTCATAAAAGCTGCACTTTCAACCATCTACCCATGGCTATACTGGGCAAGTGCGCAAAAATTGACCTGGATTATAAAAAGGCCGCCGGCCTTGGTTCACCATGGTCGATATTCTGTAAAACCTGCCAAGGAGCCGCAGTTTGCCATGGATGCTTCCCGCAATTTTTTTGACGATCTCGACCGCAGTTATCAGGCCAATCTGGCCCGTTTTACCCTGGGGCTGAGCCCGGCAGGCCTTACCGAAGCCTATGCCTCCTGGCTGGCGCATCTGGCCATGAGCCCAGGCAGGCTTAGCGAGCTGGCCCTCTTTCCTCTCAGCCAATGGCCCGATTGCTGGCAAAGCCAGAGCCAGGAGCAGCCAAAGGCCAGCCAAGACGCGCGCTTTGCCAGCGAGCGCTGGCAGCAGTGGCCCTGGCGCTTTTATGCCGAGGGCTTTCGCCAAAGCGAGCAGTTCTGGCAAAAGGCCACCACCGGCATCAACGGCTTATCGGATGAGTACCAGCGCATTCTCTCGTTCTCGGCCCGCCAGTTATTAGACGCCCTCTCCCCCAGCAACTTTATCGCCACCAACCCAGACCTCATCCACACCACTTTGACTCACCTGGGTACCAACCTGGCGGCCGGGGCCGCCAACGCCCTGGAAGACTGGCGCCGCGACCAGACCGGCGAGGCGCCGGTGGGGGTGGAGGCCTTTGAGGTGGGCCGAAATATTGCCTGCACCCCCGGCAAGGTGGTGCTGAAAAATCAGCTGATTGAGCTCATTCATTACCAGCCCCGGTGCGACAAGGTGAAAAAGGAGCCGGTGCTGTTTATGCCAGCCTGGATCATGAAGTACTACATCCTCGACCTCTCGCCCCGCAATTCCCTGGTGCGCTGGCTGCTGGAGCAAGGCCACGACGTATACATGATCTCCTGGAAAAACCCCGGCGGCGAAGACCGCGAACTGGGCATGGAAGATTACGTGCGCCACGGCGCCTTGGCGGCTATCGATGCGGTTCGCAGCATCAGTAAAGACGCGCCCATTCACCTGGCCGGCTACTGCCTGGGGGGCACTTTGGCGCTGCTCACCGCCGCCTACCTGGGCGCCCGCCAAGACAATCCCTTAAAAAGCCTGACCCTCTTTGCCGCCCAAGGCGATTTTACCGAGGCTGGCGAGCTGATGCTGTTTGTCACCCCAAGCGAAGTGGCCTTCCTTAAGAACATGATGTGGGCCCAGGGGGTGTTGGATACCACACAGATGGCGGGCGCCTTTCAAATACTGCGCTCCAACGACCTTATCTGGTCGCGGCTGGTGCACGAGTACCTGCAAGGACAAAGACCGGGCATGAACGATTTGATGGCCTGGAACAGCGACGCCACCCGCATGCCCTTTAAGATGCACAGTGAATACTTAGAAAAGCTGTTTTTGAAAAACCAGTTTGCCGAGGGCCATTACAGCCTCTTTGGTGAGCCGCTGGCGCCGGGGGATATTCAGTTGCCCATCTTTGCGGTGGGCACCGAAAAGGACCATGTGGCGCCCTGGGTATCGGTACACAAGGTGCACCTTATCGGCGGCAACGACGTGACCTTCGTGCTGGCAAGCGGCGGCCATAATAGCGGCATTGTCTCCGAGCCCGGCCACCCGCACCGCAGCTACCGCCAGCTTTTTAAAGGCGCCAAAGACCCTTATCTCTCCCCAGAGCATTGGCTTGAAAAGGCCGAGCCGCACTCAGGCTCCTGGTGGCCAGCCTGGCAGGCTTGGCTGGCCGAGCACAGCAGCGCCGAGGTGGCCGCCCCCAAAAACCTTGGCAGCCGCCAGTACCCGGCAAAGGGCGATGCCCCCGGCAGCTTTGTATTGATGAAGTAGGAACCCGACATGGACGACAACCTTCTCAGTAACATCACCTTTGATGAGCTCTACATAGGCCAGAGCGCCAGCCTCAAACGCAAACTCACTCAAGACGACATCAACCTGTTTGCGCTGATGTCCGGCGACGTTAACCCGGCCCATATGAACCCCGAATACGCCAAGGCCAGCCTCTTTCACGGGGTGATTGGCCACGGCATGTGGTCTGGCGCCCTTATCTCCACCGTGCTCGGCACCCAGTTGCCCGGCCCCGGCACCATTTATTTAAGCCAAGACATCCACTTTAAAAAGCCGGTGCGTCTTGGCGACGAGATAACCGTCACCCTTAGCGTGAAAAGCAAGGGTGAGGGCAAACCGCTGGTGGATTTTGACTGCCAATGCATTAACGAACATGGCGAGGTGGTAGTAAGCGGCATCGCCACCGTGCTGGCGCCCACCGAGCATTTGTCCCTGCCCCGGCCCATGCTGCCAAGGGTTGCCTTTTACCAAGACCACTACCAAAGCGTGATTAGCGCCTGCCAGGACAAGGGCGCGGTTAAAACCGCCGTGGTGCACCCGGTTAACCTTGCTGCCTTGCAGGCGGTAAAAGAAGCAAGTGACGCCGCCCTTATCGAGCCGGTGCTGGTTGGCCCCAAAGACAAAATCTGGCAAGCCGCCACCGAGGGGGATATCGACATCAGCCCCTGGCCCTTGATAGACACCGAGCACAGCCACGAAGCGGCCGCCAAAGCCGCCGAGCTTGCCGCCTGCGGCCAGGTGCAGGCCATCATGAAAGGGGCGCTGCACACCGACGAGCTGTTGGGCGCGGTGGTAAAAGCGGCCAGCGGCCTTCGCACCGAGCGGCGCATCTCCCACTGCTACGTGATGGATGTGCGCGGCCATCATAAACCGCTCATCATCACCGATGCCGCCATCAACATTGCCCCCAGCCTCGAAGAAAAGGCCGACATCTGCCAAAACGCCATTAACCTCTGGCAGGTGCTCTTTGGCCACCAGGGCGCGCAGCCCAAGGTGGCCATCCTCTCGGCGGTGGAGACAGTCACCAGCCGCATCAGCTCCACCCTCGATGCCGCCAGCCTGTGCAAAATGGCCGACCGGGGGCAAATCACCGGCGGCATTCTTGATGGCCCTTTGGCGCTGGATAACGCCATCAGCCGGGAGGCGGCCGCCAACAAGGGCATCCACTCGCCAGTGGCTGGAGACGCCGACATCCTGGTGGTGCCCAACATCGAGGCCGGCAACATGCTGGCCAAACAGCTGACTTTCCTTGGTAAGGCCGACGCCGCCGGTATCGTGCTGGGAGCGAGGGTGCCCATCATCCTCACCAGCCGCGCCGACAGCCTGCGCACCCGGCTGCTCTCCTGCGCCGCCGCAGTATTTTTGGCGGCCGCCCGCAAAGAGGGAAACATCAAATGAGCGCGGCGCTGTTGGTACTCAACACCGGTTCGTCCAGCGTCAAATTCCGGCTTTTTGCTTTGGATGAAGCGCTGACCTTACTGGCCGGTGGCAAAGTGGAAGATATCGGCACCGGCGCCAGTTTTAAGGCCGGGTTGGCAGGCGCCGCGCCACAAGCCGTTGCCCTGGAAGGGGCAGACAACCACGACAGCGCCATGGAAGCGGTGCTCAACTGGCTGGATGCCCAGCCGCAAGACTGGCAACTGCTGGCCGCCGCCCACCGCATTGTGCACGGTGGCGAACGTTTTACTGCCCCGGTGGCGCTGGACCAAGCAGCCATGGATTATCTGCAAAGCCTCTCGCCCCTGGCGCCGCTGCACCAGCCCCATAACCTGGCCGGGGTGCGCGCCCTGGCCCGGCGCCGCCCCGGCATTCGCCAGTACGGCTGCTTCGACACCGCCTTTCATGCCCGCCACGGCGCCCTGTTTAACCGCTACGCCCTGCCAGACAGCCTCTTTGAGCGGGGCATTCGTCGCTACGGCTTTCATGGCCTGTCCTACGACTGGATAGCCCACCAGCTGCGCCACCATCACCCCAAACTGGCCCAGGGCAAGGTGGTGGCTGCGCACCTGGGTAACGGCGCCAGCCTCTGCGCCATGAAGCAGCTGGCCAGCATCGACACCACCATGGGCATGACCGCCCTCGAAGGCCTGCCCATGGGCACCCGCTGCGGCAATATCGATGCTGGCGCCGTGGTGTATATGGTCAAGGGCCTTGGCATGCCCATCGAGGATATCGAGTACCAGCTTTATGAAGAGTCGGGCCTTAAGGGGCTGTCGGGGCTGAGTAACGACGTGAAAACCCTGCTGGCCAGCAGCGATCCTAAGGCCCGCTTTGCCCTTAACTTTTTTGCCTTGAAGGTGGCGCAGCAAATAGCCGCCATGGCGGTGTCTCTCGGCGGCTTGGACGCCGTGGTCTTTACCGGCGGCATCGGCGAGAACGCCGCGCCCCTTCGCAAACAGATCTTGGCGCATCTGGCCTTCTTGCCGCCTTTTGGCCACCTGGTGATCGCCGCCAACGAAGAGGGCTGCATGGCCCTTGAGATCCAGGAACACTTTGCCAAGGAGCTGCTATGACCAAGCCCCTCGTCGGGTTGATTGTTGGCCTGGCCAACAGCGACTCCATCGCCTTTGGCTGCGCCCAGGCCCTTAAGGCCATGGGCGCCGAACTTGCCATCACCTACCAAAGCGACAAAGCCAAACCCTTTGTCGCGCCCCTTGCCAAAGAGCTGGACGCAGCGCTTTTCATGCCCTTGGATGTGCGCCAGCCGGCCGAGCTCAGGGCGCTGTTTGGCGCCATCGGCGCCCAATGGGGGCGCCTTGATTTTGTGCTCCATTCCATCGCCTTTGCCCCTAAGGCCGATCTCCAAGGCAGGTACCTTGACAGCTCCGCCGAGGGCTTTTGCACGGCCATGGACATCTCCTGCCACTCGCTGGTGCGCCTGGCCAAAGCGGCCGAGCCGCTGATGGCAGAGGGCGGAGCCATCCTCACCATGAGCTATTACGGCGCCGAGAAGGTGATAGCCAATTACAACCTGATGGGGCCGGTAAAAGCAGCATTGGAGGCCAGTGTGCGCTACCTCGCCAGCGAGCTGGGCCCGGCCAATATCCGGGTTAACGCCCTCTCCCCTGGCCCGGTTGCCACCCGCGCCGCCTCGGGCCTAGCGCACTTTGACGCGCTGATGGCCGAGGCTGCCGCCAGGGCGCCGCTGCACCAGCAGGTTTCCATCGCCCAAATCGGCGAAGCCGCCGCCTTTTTACTGTCAGACAAATCCCGGCACATTACCGGCCAGGTGATCTTTGTGGATAACGGTTACAGCGCGCTGGGGTAAGTGCTGGCTGGCGGAGCGTTTTGACCAACGCCACCTTAGCGCCGCGCTTTCCGGCTATTGCCGCTTAAAGCCTGAAACCACTGCAAAGATTTTGATACAGGCCGCTAAAAGCATGTTCCAACGTTAAAAATGTTGAATGAAAGTAACAATCCTGGTGTTAGCATACGGAGGCAGTGAAATGCCCAAATGCCCTGGCTGTCGACACAACTCATAAAGAAAGACACTGGGCCTGATTAATAAGAATGCTTGTAAGGTTTTCCATTGCCACACGACCAACGGAACGTCATTGCTTCTGATGCCCCCCTCGGCACAACCGTTGCCGCCAACGCCTTGCTGCTTCGCTTTCCTTGGCTGAGCGATCTGCTGCTTATCCTGTTGTGGATGGCCAGCTGGCGCATCGCGTCACTCATGGAATACGCTCCCCACGCCAGCATCTGGTTTCCGCCCTCGGGGGTCACCTTTGCCGCCTTTTTGCTGCTGGGCAAACGCGCCTTGCCGGCCATTGTTTTTTGCGGTCTGGCCAGCACCTTCTGGGAAGACATGCTGGACCAAAGCCAACACAGCCTGAGCGAGCTGTTGCAATCAGGGCTCCTGTTCGGGGTAGTGCATAGTCTGTCTTACTGGCTGGGCGCCGCCATCACCCTTTTGGTGATCCGCCGCTCCAGCCGCCACAACCTGCCTACCGTTATTCTGGCGTTTTTACTGCTGGGCCCCTTAAGCGCCCTGCTGGCCACCTTTACCGGCACCCAGGCTCTTGCCGTTACCAGCATTTTAAGTGGCAGCGACATCAGCCAAATCTGGCTGGCCTGGTGGATTGGCGACCTTATCGGCATCATCGCCCTGACCCCTCTTTGCATCGGCCTTATCAGCCGCTTTTATCCGCGCTGTGGCAGTTGGATATTGGAGCTGGGGCTGCGCCAAAGCGGCAGCGACCGCTACGGTTTTGTAATGAAGCTGCTTTTAAGCGCGCTGCTGCTGACCCTGACCATGACCGCCACCGCCCAGTTTCACCACGACGAAGTGGCCTTTAGCATCTTCTTTATGTGCATTCCCCTGATGTGGATAGTGCACACCGAAACGCCGCTTAGAAGCGCTCTGAGCCTGGCGCTGCTCAGCACCCTTACCGCCATCGGCATCAAGATGCTGGCGCTGAGCGACCACGCCTTGGTGTATCAATTCGCCATCAGCGTGCTGGCGGCCAGCACCTACTTTGGGCTGACCGTGCCGGTGTTGGTGAGCCATAACGCCAGGCTCAGGCAAATCGCCCTGGAAGATGGCCTGACCAAGGCCGCGTCCCGCAGCCACTTTTTCGAGCAGGCCGAACAGGAAGTGCTGCGCGCCCGCCATTATCGCCAGCCCATTTCCCTGGTGGTATTCGATATCGACCATTTCAAAAGCATCAACGACAAATACGGCCACAGTGTTGGCGACATGGCGCTGGTGGCGGTGGCCAGCACCGTTAAGCGCCAGCTGCGCCAGGCCGATATTTTGGGCCGCTTTGGCGGCGACGAGTTCATGATGCTGCTGCCGGGTGACACCCTAAGCCAGGCCAGGGAAACCGCCGACCGTATGCGCCTGGCGCTGATGCAATTAACGGTACAGGGCCCCATCCAGGGCTTGGCCGGCAGTTTTGGGGTAGTGGAAGTGATGGAAACCGAGACCATCATGGAAGCCTTTGACCGCGCCGACCGCCACTTGCTGGAGGCCAAACGGGCCGGGCGCAATCAGGTGGCCATCAGCGCTTAAGATACCCCCGTGACAAAAAAGCCAGGGCTAAGCCCTGGCTTTTTATTTAGCTGTTTTGCCAGAAATAGAGCTTGCCGTCGTCGCTGCCGCCGTAAAGCCGCTGACCATCGTGGCTTATCACCATGGGCCAGTTCATCATCGGCGTTTGAAAGCGCCATTGCTGCTGGCCGCTGTGGCCATCAAAGAGATAGAAATGGCCGATAGACTCGGCGCCGGTGCTCTCGTCTATGGGTTTGCCGTCGGTGGCGGTCACCCATGTGCCTTTGCTGTCGATACTCACCCCGGGGTTGGCCGCCAGCGCCAGAGGCGCCTGCCATTGCAGCTCCATGCCCCTTTGCTCATCGCCTTTAAGGAGATACAAAAGACCCTGGTTTTGCGGCGCAGCATTGTTGAGGTTGACCCCGCAAGCCACCACCACTTCACCGGCGGCGGTAACGGTAAGAGCAAGGCCATAGCCCACCGACAGGTTGGCCACATCCGGGGTGGAGCGGCAAAAAGCGCCGCCCGGCAGATTGCGGCTAAAAACCGCCACGCCGCCGTCGTGCAGCAAGGCCGCCCAGTGGCTGCCGCCCTCGGCTATCGCCACCCGCATCACCCCCACTTCGAACTGGCTGCAACTGGGCAGCGCCAGGCGTGAGTCTTTAACGGGATAGACAAAGACGGCGCCGTTATTGAGGCTGTAGTTGCGGCATGACACCACCACCGCGCTGCCGCTTTGGTCGATAACGGCGCTGTTGCTCTCATAACTGACACCGTTAAAGCCAAGGGCCACTTCGCTTTTAAGCTGATACAGCCCCGCCTCCAAGGCATAAAGCTGTAAGGTGCCGCCGTAAACCGCCACCAGCAGCGCGCCGTCGTGGCTCAGCGACACCTGGTTGACCCTTGCCGGCAGGTCGACATCCAGCAGCACCTCACCGGTATCACCCCGGTAAGCCTTCAAAAAGCCCTGGGCGCTGCTGTACTGGCCGCCGCCAGCGGCGTAGGCGCCGTCGTTACTGATGGCGGCCCAGAAAAAACCCTGGGTGCAGGCTTCGGCCAGGGGCTGCTGCCACAGAGCTTGGCCGCAATTGTCGACACAGAAAAACGAGAAAATACCGCTGCTAAATTCGCTGGAGGTACCGAACACGCAGCGCTCGGCGGCGCCATCGGTGGCAACGGAATTGATTTGGTAGAGGTGCTCTGGCGAAAAGATCCAGGTAGGTGACGCTGACATGACACTATCCCTATGAAAGTAGATTAGAAATCCATCATGCCAGCGTTATCCCGCCCTGAATATGGCGGTTATTTTAAATACGCAGCTAGGGCCGGCAATTGCTCGCGAATGGCCGCTACCGCCAACGCGTTCATGGCCTCGGCGCCCTTGGGATTAAAGTGGGTGTTGTCTTCCACGCCCTTGGGGTAGTTGGGGTTTTGCCCCGGCTTTAGCTGCAAGAACAGGGCTCGTGACGGCTCGGCGCCTAATTTCACCAGCACCGCTTCGCTGCGCCGGTGCATGTCCAAAAGCGGTACCTTTTTATCCATGGCCACGCCACGGGTGATGTCGGGGTAGACCCCGTGCACATCATAAAACTGGCCGTTATCGTCAAAGCGGCGGCGCATTACCGGCGTCAGCAGTACCGGGTTGGCGCCCTTGGCCCGCACTTCGGCCACGAAGCGCTCCAGGTTTTGCCGAAAAGCGTCCGGCGCCGTGTAGCGGTCCACCTTTTCCTTGGACTCGTCATTATGGCCGAACTGGATAAAGACCCAATCGCCGCTCTGCAAGGCCGCCATCAATGATTGCCAGCGCCCCTCGCTGATAAAAGTGCGGGTGGAGCGTCCGTTTTTAGCGAGATTCACCACTTGCATCTGCGGCTTGAAGGCGTGTTGCAGCTCTTCTCCCCAGCCGGTTTCCGGGCGTTTTTCGGGGAGTTTTTCGGCCATGGTGGAGTCGCCGGCCAAATAAAGGTGTTGTGGGCGCAAGGTGGTGCTGGCGCAGCCAAAGAGCCAAAGCGCGCTGATAAGGAGAAGGACGTTTTTCATCAAAATAACCTCTGCCGTTTTTTGCCCACCATACGCCAGCGCCAGCGCCTCTTTTGGCCAAAAAGGGGAAAATTCCATATCTGGAACAGGCAATTAGCGTGGTGGCGTTAGCATCGGGGCAACCTAAGGAGGCGTTGATGCGTGTACTGTTAAGTTGGCTGGTCTTGTTTTGTGGCGGCGCGCTGGCGACGCCTTATCAGGCGGTGGTGGGCCCAGGGGGCGATCACGCCACCATAGCTGCGGCGCTGGCGGCAGTGCCGGCCGATAACCCCAAGCCCTTTACCATTTTTATCAAAGACGGGGTGTACCGGGAAAAGCTCAGCATCGATAAACCCCATGTACAGCTCTTGGGGCAAAGC
Coding sequences within:
- a CDS encoding 50S ribosomal protein L25/general stress protein Ctc, yielding MSYIFEAELRTDLGKGASRRLRREDKVPAIVYGADKEPVSIAVEHNKIIEAQADEGFYTHILTLNIAGEKTEVLVKDMQRHPYKPKVTHIDFLRVDASHKVVTKIPLHFVGEDIATKKGGVIAHQTTEVEISCLPKDLPEFIEVNAAVLEVGDTLHLSNLAVPKGVVLVELSKGESHDQAVVSLNAPKGAASEDSAEEAAAE
- the pth gene encoding aminoacyl-tRNA hydrolase; translation: MSDIQLLVGLGNPGPEYAQTRHNAGAWYIEELARLHRQSLSLESKFSALTARVSIKGKEVRLLIPTTYMNLSGKAVGALANFYRIPVESILVAHDELDLPPGVARFKQGGGHGGHNGLKDIMAKMGNNPNFHRLRIGIGHPGDRNKVTGFVLGKAPANEQDQINAAIDEAIRATDILFESGITAAQNRLHAFKA
- the ychF gene encoding redox-regulated ATPase YchF, translated to MGFKCGIVGLPNVGKSTLFNALTKAGIEAANFPFCTIEPNTGVVPVPDIRLNKLAEIVNPQRVLPTTMEFVDIAGLVEGASKGEGLGNKFLANIRETDAIAHVVRCFENDNIIHVAGKVDPAEDIDVINTELVLADMEAVDRALTRVQKKAKGGDKDAKAEQEVLLKIQPHLEAGKMLRSAGLSSDEKAAIGYQNYLTGKPTMYIANVNEDGFENNPYLDKVRAIAADEDAIVVPVCAAVESDIAELDDEDRQAFMEELGLDEPGLNRVIRAGYELLNLHTYFTAGVKEVRAWTIKVNSTAPQAAGKIHTDFEKGFIRAEVVGYEDFVANNGEQGAKEAGKWRLEGKEYIVKDGDVIHFRFNV
- a CDS encoding PHB depolymerase family esterase — translated: MITKKHILLALALWLGLGLGAVAYAGSWSKNQSLGGFNKVHIYTPDSQSNIGDGRGLLLVLHGCTQAIDAYLSANLEDAAEEFGLVIAVPDAMNKAGFSCWSYWSGSKSRSSGDYKNLINLAQALVADTSRHIDANQVYIAGLSSGASFANTTACLAPDVFAGMGISAGPSIGTSSSGALGPCESADVASRCSQYAGSYQSSLGSQIASIAQGDSDSTVNLCYNSQNAEGMAALYGVSPLPGSTLISEGSGHSAEQSLWQDGRVSMLWFNNVDHAWSGGEGASGSYINGASINYARYLGRYFLENNKRVSRNLGPVLGNVALAVNGDRILVTGKAVDAEGSVAAVSARFVASNGSEQSASATAAADGSFSLQSPALANDLYQVAVVATDDAGMDGNLYQGSARVGPAPPASAPVLSNLNVAVSGQCALVTGTVVDVNEDLSAVTLAFAGATQNADISASQFSGQRCNLPGGSNSVTVTATDAGGLSTSQVLDFEIDAGQSATLDGHISAGRLDYTNYANCYLEYGTASFTLREVTSGEQCRWQDDDASCLGPVQACSGSSATPPDEGGGDCQTFTTNNYSQKVAGRAYSTGNPLAPDYFATGSDQPMAGSTWGINTLHSDDGQSWYLGSCEQ
- a CDS encoding PHA/PHB synthase family protein, which produces MDASRNFFDDLDRSYQANLARFTLGLSPAGLTEAYASWLAHLAMSPGRLSELALFPLSQWPDCWQSQSQEQPKASQDARFASERWQQWPWRFYAEGFRQSEQFWQKATTGINGLSDEYQRILSFSARQLLDALSPSNFIATNPDLIHTTLTHLGTNLAAGAANALEDWRRDQTGEAPVGVEAFEVGRNIACTPGKVVLKNQLIELIHYQPRCDKVKKEPVLFMPAWIMKYYILDLSPRNSLVRWLLEQGHDVYMISWKNPGGEDRELGMEDYVRHGALAAIDAVRSISKDAPIHLAGYCLGGTLALLTAAYLGARQDNPLKSLTLFAAQGDFTEAGELMLFVTPSEVAFLKNMMWAQGVLDTTQMAGAFQILRSNDLIWSRLVHEYLQGQRPGMNDLMAWNSDATRMPFKMHSEYLEKLFLKNQFAEGHYSLFGEPLAPGDIQLPIFAVGTEKDHVAPWVSVHKVHLIGGNDVTFVLASGGHNSGIVSEPGHPHRSYRQLFKGAKDPYLSPEHWLEKAEPHSGSWWPAWQAWLAEHSSAEVAAPKNLGSRQYPAKGDAPGSFVLMK